Part of the Trueperaceae bacterium genome is shown below.
ACATCGTCGGAGAGTGCCTGGTCATCAACAGGCTGGCCAAGGGCCCCGAGCTCGAGGCCCGCGTGCGCTCGCTGCTGGAGCAGGTCGGCCTGGACCCCGAGTTCGTGCGCCGCTACCCACATGCCTTCAGCGGCGGCCAGAGGCAGCGCATCGGGATCGCTCGTGCGCTGGCGCCCAACCCGACGCTGATCGTCGCCGACGAGGCCGTGTCGGCGCTCGACGTGTCGGTGCAGGCGCAGATACTCAACCTACTCAGCGACCTCCAGGAGGAGCTGGGGCTCACATACGTATTCATCTCGCACGACCTCGGCGTCGTGGCCCACGTGAGCGACCGCGTCGCGGTGATGTACGCAGGCCGGGTCGTGGAGCTCGCCGGGACGGCCGCGCTCTTCGACTCGCCCCGGCACCCTTACACCGAGGCTCTCCTCTCCGCGGTGCTGCGGCCCGATCCGTCGGCGCGGGGAGACGCGAGCCGCATCCGCCTCACGGGCGAGGTCGCCGACCCCGCAGACCCGCCGCCGGGCTGCCCCTTCCATCCGCGGTGCCGCTACAGCCGCCCAGATTGCGCCACGCGCGTGCCCGAGCTTAGGGAGGTCGCGCCGGGTCGTCAGGTGGCGTGCCACTACGCGGAGGAGCTCGAGCTCACGGGCATGCAGATCGGGGACAGCGGCCCCGCCGCCGCGAGCCCGCAGACGAGTCCCACCGCCGCCGAGGCGTAGCCGAAAGGTGAAGAGGAGCCCTGCCTTGAAGATCCGCTTCGCAGACACCCTCACGAGCCGCGACACCCACAGGCACATCCCGCACTACTTCCACGTCCCCGAGGGGACGACCAGGTTGCACGTGGAGTTCAGCTACGAGCCGCGCTTCAGCGCCGGGCAGTCCAACCACAACCAGATGAGCCTGTCGCTGGCCGACCCGGCCGGTCCGCGCGGTGTGTACTACCTCTTCCGCGAATACGGCATCACTATCGACGAGGTCCAGCCCACGCCCGGCTTCAACGCCGGCCCCGTGCGGCCGGGCACCTGGCTGATCGAGGTCGATACCTACCGTCTGCTGCCCCCTGACGACATCAGGTACGTGATCGACGTCGAGCTGTCTTCCGAGCCCATCGACGGGCCGCCGGTCGTCTACCGCCGGCCCGAGAGGGCGAGCCGGGGTCCCGGTTGGTACCGCGGCGACCTGCACTCCCACAGCCTGCACTCCGACGCCAGCTGGGACGTGCCCGACCTGGTGGCGTTCGCACGCCGCCGCGGCCTCGACTTCGTGACCCTCACGGACCACAACACGGTGTCGGGTCTGCCGCAGCACGAGAGCCTCGCGACCAACGACCTGCTGACGATGGGAGGGCTCGAGCTGACCACCTACTACGGCCACGCCGTCGTGCTCGGCACCCGGCGCTGGTTCGAGTGGCGCCTCGACACGCCCGAGCGGCACACGATGCGGGAGCTCGCGCAGCAGGTGCTGGACGCCGGCGCCTTCTTCGTCACGGCGCACCCGATGTCACCGGGAGACCCAGAGTGCTCGGGCTGCCACTGGGAGTTCCAGGACATGCGGCCGGGCAACTCGCAGGCCGTGGAGGTGTGGAACGGCGGCTGGGGGAGGTACAACGAGATGTCCCTCCAGCTCTACTACTCCTGGCTGAACGAGGGTCACCGCCTGGTCGCCACGGCCGGCTCCGACCTTCACGGCGACCCGGGCGAGAGGTGGCCCCGCTGGGGCGTGAACGTCGTCTACGCG
Proteins encoded:
- a CDS encoding CehA/McbA family metallohydrolase, which gives rise to MKIRFADTLTSRDTHRHIPHYFHVPEGTTRLHVEFSYEPRFSAGQSNHNQMSLSLADPAGPRGVYYLFREYGITIDEVQPTPGFNAGPVRPGTWLIEVDTYRLLPPDDIRYVIDVELSSEPIDGPPVVYRRPERASRGPGWYRGDLHSHSLHSDASWDVPDLVAFARRRGLDFVTLTDHNTVSGLPQHESLATNDLLTMGGLELTTYYGHAVVLGTRRWFEWRLDTPERHTMRELAQQVLDAGAFFVTAHPMSPGDPECSGCHWEFQDMRPGNSQAVEVWNGGWGRYNEMSLQLYYSWLNEGHRLVATAGSDLHGDPGERWPRWGVNVVYAEDLTEEAVLAGLRNGHSYISSGPELLLTGRARDAAGAEVRAMCGDTLPAFGAGVEARWSGAGEGDRVRLVVDGAVVEEVPAGRDGSRAWQVGERASWCTVELRDASGELHAVSNPIYLVRAAGRAEAGAS